The following are encoded together in the Weissella soli genome:
- a CDS encoding cadmium resistance transporter, translating into MVDAVVQGFMSYVGTISDYFIVLMIIFGCHRLEQKNQIMWGSLIGNGLLVGLSIIIGMTFKLIPAQWVLGLLGIIPIIMGIRVLVIDDDDDAEIAEKLEDEPAKGLITTVALLAFSTCGADNMAVYIPYFANLELRYLPIILLMFLAILISVSWLAFKCSTVKVLSSFMEKYAKWLQSVLYIALGCYILIDTRALQELFAWL; encoded by the coding sequence ATGGTAGATGCAGTTGTGCAGGGGTTTATGTCTTATGTTGGGACAATATCCGATTACTTTATTGTGCTGATGATTATCTTTGGTTGTCATCGGTTAGAACAAAAAAATCAAATTATGTGGGGGTCACTCATTGGTAATGGCCTACTAGTGGGTCTTAGCATTATCATTGGTATGACCTTTAAATTAATTCCGGCACAATGGGTGTTAGGATTACTTGGTATTATTCCAATCATTATGGGCATTCGCGTGCTCGTCATTGACGACGATGACGATGCGGAAATTGCGGAGAAGTTAGAGGACGAACCAGCCAAGGGGTTAATCACGACTGTGGCGCTGTTGGCGTTTTCGACATGTGGCGCGGACAATATGGCGGTTTACATTCCGTATTTTGCTAATTTAGAACTCCGCTATTTACCGATTATTTTATTGATGTTTTTAGCCATTTTGATCAGCGTATCGTGGTTGGCCTTTAAATGTTCAACTGTTAAAGTACTGAGCAGTTTTATGGAAAAATACGCGAAATGGCTACAGTCGGTTTTATATATTGCCTTAGGATGCTATATACTGATAGATACGCGGGCCCTCCAAGAATTGTTCGCGTGGTTATGA
- a CDS encoding ArsR/SmtB family transcription factor: MALDFIDKEQLIAAAKLAKVLGHPLRIQILHLLNQQTMTVGELAHLLNVEQSSLSHTLKKMREFQLVSQRRAGKEIYYSATDSHIIETVQRLLDHEAHVLQNAPHHD, from the coding sequence ATGGCATTAGACTTCATTGATAAAGAACAATTGATAGCGGCGGCTAAGTTGGCTAAAGTTCTCGGCCACCCTTTACGTATTCAAATTTTGCATCTGTTAAACCAACAAACCATGACTGTAGGAGAGTTGGCGCATCTATTAAACGTTGAACAATCATCCCTATCACACACTTTGAAGAAAATGCGCGAATTTCAGTTAGTTTCACAGCGCCGTGCAGGCAAGGAAATTTATTATAGTGCAACTGATTCGCATATCATTGAAACAGTGCAACGTCTATTAGATCATGAAGCTCATGTTTTGCAGAATGCACCACATCACGATTAA
- the cbpA gene encoding cyclic di-AMP binding protein CbpA: MFATLIKPREELTTVTENSTIQDALDIFNDSSFRAIPILDQTGNLFRGVIYKMHIYRHQANQGDMSLPVTTLMRNMTKFLSVEATFFETLFTLRDLPFISVLDKENHFMGILTHSRMMSLMAESWQTKSGRYALTVLTDGSRGSIERASKYISRYTSVSSVLSLDPDNNNRTTRLVFTLPDTVSEDTLSKIIRVLGRKGFHLESLEDFHEKSYLL, translated from the coding sequence ATGTTTGCCACCTTAATTAAGCCGCGGGAAGAGCTTACCACGGTGACCGAAAATTCAACAATTCAAGATGCTTTGGACATCTTCAATGACTCGAGTTTTCGTGCGATTCCGATTCTCGATCAAACGGGTAATCTATTTCGTGGGGTCATTTATAAGATGCATATCTACCGCCATCAAGCCAATCAAGGCGACATGAGTTTGCCGGTGACAACGTTGATGCGTAACATGACCAAGTTTTTGAGTGTGGAAGCAACCTTCTTTGAAACGTTGTTCACATTACGAGATTTGCCGTTTATTTCAGTATTGGACAAAGAGAATCATTTCATGGGGATTTTGACGCACAGCCGGATGATGTCACTAATGGCTGAGTCATGGCAGACGAAGAGCGGTCGATATGCCTTAACTGTTTTGACCGATGGTAGTCGTGGTAGTATTGAACGCGCATCGAAGTATATTTCACGTTACACGAGTGTTTCATCGGTCTTGTCACTGGACCCGGATAATAACAACCGGACGACACGCTTGGTATTTACGCTACCTGATACGGTTAGTGAAGATACACTATCTAAGATTATCCGCGTACTTGGTCGCAAGGGCTTCCATTTAGAGTCTTTGGAAGATTTTCACGAAAAATCATACCTGCTATAA
- the mfd gene encoding transcription-repair coupling factor, with translation MDLVGLLQANTELQQLAQAVRTGGRHVLTGITGPARAAYYAAVQRESTYPMVVVTDSQFHADQLAEDIAGLVGETHVSIFPAEETIGAEISVSSLETRLLRVEALHRLLTDSQAIVITSFAGVQRYLPPVNSFAAATLKITFDQQYDLTALQRMIQKMGYERRDAVENPGEYALRGSIFDIYPLNQENPVRLDFFDTDLDTMRFFDASDQHSLAELDELEILPVTDLVLDPAEIDGAVLRLEQAMTVRRDKLEGAAKRHLTEAFTPMLNLLAEGQLLPEIRSYLHLLYANPATLLDYLPEHGVVVYDDYPRMLENAAQAELDNGEWWSRHLEEATVLDTMDLGVKITELARTDAHASIVASPLQRGIGNLRQTSITNVVVRPTQQFFGQIPLLKGEVQRWQTQNQTVVFLANTVERTEKLTATFSDFSIKVNTVSTDQLVVGRTQITTMQLSAGFELPALNLVVLTEHELFQQVRKKAPRRQLLSNAERLRSYNELNPGDYVVHVNHGIGVYEGMQTIDHRGVKQDYITISYQEGAKIFIPVTQLDLVQKYVGAAEKAPKINKLGSPQWARTRAKVAKKVADIADELIQLYAEREMRQGYAYAPDDDTIRQFEEAFPYPETPDQIRSTAEIKADMEKRQPMDRLLVGDVGFGKTEVAFRAAFKAVHENKQVAILVPTTILAQQHYDSMVARFADFGVRIAMLSRFQTAKQTKQILADLKNHQVDFVVGTHKLLGKGIEFADLGLLIIDEEQRFGVKHKERLKQLQTEVDVLTLTATPIPRTLNMAMVGARDLSVIETPPANRYPIQTYVIEQNGRAIATAIEREMARGGQTYYLHNRVEDMEQVVSYVESLVPEARVGYVHGQMSEVQLEGVLVDFINGEYDVLVTTTIIETGVDIPNANTLLVENADHMGLAQLYQLRGRVGRSNNIAYAYFMYPGNRSLSEESEKRLSAIRDFTELGSGFKIAMRDLSIRGAGDLLGQSQHGFINSVGYDLYTKMLQEAVALKQGKTKRQMLTDAELDLQVEAYLPSDYVPAGPQKIDLYQQIRKATKPAEFDALAADMIDRFGELPAEVNRLLVVSYIKSLADRANIISIKQDFKIPALLHVKFAEKAQLADVDWLAALKPSGLRGSAVSASPVQIDLVIQPKMTVDTWLNGVQTFVASFVPAEEETDEGDA, from the coding sequence GTGGATTTAGTTGGACTTTTACAAGCAAATACTGAATTACAACAATTAGCGCAAGCTGTTCGAACCGGTGGACGTCACGTATTAACAGGTATCACTGGGCCAGCTCGTGCAGCGTATTATGCCGCTGTGCAACGAGAAAGCACATATCCAATGGTGGTTGTCACGGATAGTCAATTTCATGCGGATCAATTAGCCGAGGATATCGCTGGCTTAGTGGGCGAGACCCATGTGTCAATTTTCCCCGCCGAAGAAACGATTGGTGCTGAGATTTCAGTGTCATCACTTGAAACCCGTTTGCTACGGGTGGAGGCGCTACATCGGTTGCTAACCGATTCGCAAGCCATTGTGATTACTAGTTTTGCGGGCGTACAACGTTATCTGCCACCAGTAAATTCGTTTGCTGCGGCAACGTTAAAAATCACCTTTGATCAGCAATATGATTTAACAGCTTTGCAACGAATGATCCAGAAAATGGGCTACGAACGCAGGGATGCAGTCGAAAATCCGGGTGAGTATGCATTACGTGGGTCAATTTTTGATATTTATCCGTTGAATCAAGAAAATCCAGTACGGTTAGACTTCTTTGATACGGATTTGGACACGATGCGCTTTTTTGATGCTAGTGACCAGCATAGTTTGGCAGAGTTGGATGAATTGGAAATTTTACCAGTCACTGATTTAGTGCTCGATCCAGCTGAGATTGACGGCGCGGTGTTACGTTTGGAACAGGCAATGACAGTGCGTCGGGACAAGCTTGAGGGGGCTGCCAAGCGCCATTTAACAGAAGCTTTTACCCCAATGCTAAATTTGTTAGCAGAAGGTCAATTACTGCCGGAAATTCGCAGCTATTTACACTTGTTGTACGCTAACCCCGCGACATTACTGGATTATTTACCAGAACATGGTGTGGTTGTCTATGATGATTATCCTCGTATGTTGGAGAATGCAGCACAAGCCGAGTTAGATAACGGCGAGTGGTGGAGTCGCCATCTAGAAGAAGCGACTGTGTTGGATACGATGGACTTGGGGGTGAAAATTACTGAGCTAGCACGCACCGATGCGCATGCTAGTATCGTGGCTTCACCTCTTCAACGAGGGATTGGTAATTTACGGCAAACGAGTATTACGAATGTCGTGGTGCGACCAACGCAACAATTCTTCGGTCAGATACCATTGTTAAAAGGTGAAGTACAACGTTGGCAGACGCAAAATCAAACGGTGGTCTTTTTAGCTAATACGGTTGAACGGACTGAAAAACTCACGGCGACATTTAGCGACTTTAGTATCAAAGTAAATACGGTATCCACAGATCAATTGGTTGTCGGCCGTACGCAAATCACAACCATGCAGCTCAGTGCGGGGTTTGAATTGCCCGCATTAAATTTAGTGGTGCTCACGGAGCATGAATTATTCCAGCAGGTGCGCAAGAAAGCACCGCGACGTCAGTTGTTGAGTAACGCGGAACGGTTGCGTAGTTACAATGAATTGAATCCGGGTGATTACGTCGTCCATGTTAATCATGGTATTGGTGTGTATGAAGGCATGCAAACGATTGATCATCGTGGTGTGAAGCAAGACTACATCACGATTTCATACCAAGAGGGTGCTAAAATCTTCATTCCAGTGACACAGCTAGATTTGGTCCAAAAATATGTTGGTGCCGCTGAAAAGGCGCCGAAAATCAATAAGTTGGGTAGTCCACAATGGGCTCGAACACGTGCCAAGGTGGCCAAAAAGGTTGCAGACATTGCGGATGAATTGATTCAACTATATGCAGAACGTGAAATGCGCCAAGGATATGCGTATGCGCCAGATGATGACACTATTCGTCAATTTGAGGAGGCTTTTCCTTATCCCGAGACGCCTGATCAGATTCGGTCAACGGCCGAGATTAAAGCTGATATGGAGAAAAGGCAACCCATGGATCGTTTGTTGGTGGGGGATGTCGGGTTTGGTAAAACAGAAGTAGCTTTTCGCGCCGCTTTCAAAGCCGTGCATGAAAATAAACAGGTTGCAATTTTGGTTCCCACGACGATCTTGGCGCAACAGCATTATGACTCAATGGTGGCACGGTTTGCCGATTTCGGGGTGCGTATTGCGATGCTATCCCGTTTCCAAACGGCCAAACAAACGAAACAAATTCTGGCAGATTTGAAGAATCATCAAGTAGATTTTGTTGTGGGAACACATAAATTACTTGGTAAGGGTATCGAATTTGCCGATCTTGGGCTATTGATTATTGATGAGGAGCAACGCTTTGGTGTCAAACATAAAGAGCGTTTGAAACAGCTCCAAACGGAAGTTGATGTTTTAACTCTGACAGCAACACCGATTCCACGCACATTGAATATGGCGATGGTCGGGGCGCGTGACTTATCAGTCATTGAAACCCCCCCAGCTAATCGTTACCCAATTCAAACATATGTGATTGAACAAAACGGTCGCGCAATTGCCACTGCAATCGAACGCGAAATGGCCCGTGGTGGTCAAACGTACTATTTGCATAACCGTGTAGAGGATATGGAACAAGTCGTGAGCTATGTCGAATCATTGGTGCCAGAAGCACGGGTGGGCTATGTGCATGGACAAATGTCTGAAGTGCAATTAGAAGGTGTTTTGGTTGACTTTATTAACGGCGAATACGATGTGTTGGTGACCACCACGATTATCGAGACTGGTGTCGATATCCCAAATGCGAATACCTTGTTGGTTGAAAATGCCGACCACATGGGACTGGCGCAGCTATATCAGCTCCGTGGTCGGGTCGGCCGTTCGAATAATATTGCGTATGCTTACTTTATGTATCCAGGAAATAGGTCACTCAGTGAGGAAAGTGAAAAAAGGCTGTCGGCAATTCGTGATTTCACTGAGCTTGGCTCAGGTTTCAAAATTGCGATGCGCGATCTTTCTATTCGTGGCGCAGGTGATTTATTAGGGCAGTCACAACATGGCTTCATTAATTCAGTTGGATATGACTTGTACACGAAGATGCTGCAAGAAGCGGTCGCTCTGAAGCAGGGTAAGACCAAGCGTCAGATGCTCACCGATGCTGAACTTGATTTGCAAGTTGAAGCTTATTTGCCAAGTGATTATGTCCCAGCCGGACCGCAAAAGATTGATTTGTATCAACAAATCCGTAAAGCAACTAAGCCGGCAGAATTTGATGCATTAGCGGCTGATATGATCGATCGCTTTGGTGAGTTACCCGCCGAAGTCAACCGCTTATTAGTTGTTTCATATATAAAGAGTCTCGCGGATCGGGCTAATATCATTAGTATTAAGCAGGATTTCAAAATACCCGCCTTATTGCATGTTAAGTTTGCCGAAAAGGCGCAATTAGCTGATGTTGATTGGTTAGCGGCCTTAAAGCCATCGGGGTTACGTGGTTCCGCGGTGAGTGCCAGTCCGGTGCAGATTGATTTAGTGATCCAGCCTAAAATGACGGTTGATACTTGGTTAAATGGGGTACAGACATTTGTAGCAAGCTTTGTGCCAGCGGAGGAAGAGACCGATGAAGGTGACGCATAA
- the xylB gene encoding xylulokinase, producing MSEVVLGIDLGTSAVKVSAVDRTGSIIAQQSFDYPLSQPKPGWSEQNPEDWVNGVTVAIVRLILNDGLKPADIKGISYSGQMHGLVLLDANKQVLRPAILWNDTRTTAQTKEIAAKMGAQFIEVTRNRALEGFTLPKILWVKENEPTIFEQATTFVTPKDYVRYRMTGKLAMEISDASGTVAMDVAAGTWSKEIQTAFDLPASFFPEIIGGAEFAGHISQSYALFSGLEIDTQVFGGAADNAAGAIGSAILKPNMVWSSIGTSGVVLKYEDSASVDYKGQIHFFNHAIPGKFYSMGVTLAAGHSLNWFKSTFAAEEDFTSLVASAGKSTIGANGLLFTPYIVGERTPYADSAIRGSWIGIDSMHKRHDFVRSVVEGIVFSFKDIFEIYQRAGANFDTVIASGGGAKSPLWLQIQADIFDKKVVVLENEQGPGMGAAILAAVGLGWFDSVAAAAERFASFGETYEPVPENVAKYQQIYAIYRKVYPATAEVSHALMDYRRVNDN from the coding sequence ATGAGTGAAGTAGTATTGGGTATCGACCTCGGTACTTCGGCGGTCAAAGTTTCAGCAGTTGACCGTACGGGTAGTATCATTGCACAACAATCATTTGATTATCCATTATCACAACCAAAACCAGGTTGGTCAGAACAAAACCCCGAGGACTGGGTCAATGGTGTCACCGTGGCGATTGTTCGTCTGATTTTGAACGATGGCCTCAAGCCGGCAGATATTAAAGGAATTTCATACTCAGGTCAAATGCATGGATTGGTGTTATTGGATGCTAATAAGCAAGTTTTGCGTCCTGCCATCCTGTGGAATGATACCCGTACCACCGCGCAAACTAAAGAAATCGCTGCGAAGATGGGGGCTCAATTCATCGAGGTTACTCGCAATCGGGCTTTGGAAGGATTTACGTTGCCTAAAATTTTATGGGTCAAAGAAAATGAACCAACTATTTTTGAGCAAGCAACGACGTTTGTCACACCAAAGGATTATGTACGTTACCGGATGACCGGCAAGTTGGCCATGGAAATATCAGATGCTTCTGGTACTGTGGCCATGGACGTTGCTGCCGGCACCTGGTCAAAGGAAATACAAACGGCCTTCGATTTACCGGCGAGCTTCTTCCCAGAGATTATTGGTGGCGCAGAATTTGCCGGGCATATTTCACAGTCGTATGCCTTGTTCTCAGGTTTGGAAATTGATACGCAAGTCTTTGGTGGTGCTGCCGATAATGCCGCAGGTGCCATCGGTTCAGCAATTTTAAAGCCGAATATGGTTTGGTCATCGATTGGAACTTCCGGAGTTGTCTTAAAATATGAAGATAGTGCTTCAGTTGATTACAAGGGACAGATTCATTTTTTCAATCATGCCATTCCAGGTAAGTTTTACTCGATGGGTGTGACTTTGGCAGCGGGTCACTCGTTGAACTGGTTCAAGTCAACCTTTGCGGCTGAAGAGGACTTCACGTCATTGGTTGCATCGGCTGGGAAATCAACGATCGGTGCGAATGGTTTATTATTTACACCATACATTGTTGGTGAACGCACACCGTATGCTGACAGTGCTATCCGCGGGTCGTGGATTGGGATTGATTCCATGCACAAGCGCCATGATTTTGTCCGTTCAGTTGTGGAAGGTATTGTCTTCTCATTCAAGGATATCTTTGAGATCTACCAGCGTGCTGGCGCGAATTTTGATACTGTCATTGCTTCAGGTGGTGGTGCTAAATCACCATTATGGTTGCAAATACAAGCGGACATCTTCGATAAGAAGGTCGTTGTATTAGAGAATGAACAAGGACCAGGCATGGGCGCTGCGATCTTGGCAGCTGTTGGTTTGGGCTGGTTTGATTCAGTAGCAGCAGCCGCTGAAAGGTTCGCCTCATTTGGTGAAACCTATGAACCAGTGCCAGAAAATGTCGCCAAGTATCAGCAAATATATGCAATCTACCGAAAGGTATATCCAGCTACTGCTGAAGTGTCACACGCTTTGATGGATTATCGACGGGTGAATGATAATTAA
- a CDS encoding putative polysaccharide biosynthesis protein yields the protein MKVTHNVMAGTGILALSGFIAKLFSAIYRVPFQNIVGNTGFYVYQQVYPLYGIAVVLALSGWPVFVSKIIIEQPDEVHAKAVARRLFIIFGIVGILMFALLFFGATPMAGLLGGDKRLAPVIQAVAWLYLCMPLLSISRGYSQGYLNMLPTALSQVVEQVIRVIVILTIALVAVQGHWSVYKMGAWAMAGAPIAAVFAIVLLWRVLVAIWSGKIGKVDQLPSWWQLGRRFFREGGLITLLAMLLVLLQLMDSMTLKVALVAQGLSVETAEALKGVYDRGQPMLQLGMVLATSVSASLLPALRTYHLRQQDHEFQHDFRSALRVTVLVASATMCGMIAIMPQMNQMLFSSREGSIALAWYVVLILPATIILLLSSVLQSVDRTRGLMFWIGMALVIKYLLNSDLVAWWGVAGASIATIIAILPLMVYTIYRMPNLSWRGALPGTWVTKVVISLVMLIIFAIIGTSLGDWLLGTSRMASLVTTLLGTFAGGGVFVTLLVKFELLTPAEWLLLPKGDQIYQLLVERGK from the coding sequence ATGAAGGTGACGCATAATGTGATGGCCGGGACTGGTATTTTAGCGCTTTCGGGATTTATCGCGAAATTGTTCAGTGCAATCTACCGGGTGCCATTTCAAAATATTGTTGGTAATACAGGATTTTATGTCTATCAACAAGTTTATCCGTTATATGGGATTGCGGTCGTGCTGGCCCTGAGCGGGTGGCCGGTCTTTGTTTCGAAAATTATTATCGAACAACCTGATGAAGTGCATGCCAAAGCGGTCGCACGCCGGCTTTTCATTATTTTTGGTATTGTTGGGATACTTATGTTTGCCTTGCTTTTCTTTGGCGCAACGCCCATGGCTGGATTGCTTGGTGGTGACAAACGTTTAGCACCAGTGATTCAAGCGGTGGCTTGGCTGTACTTGTGTATGCCATTGCTATCGATTAGTCGGGGGTATTCACAAGGTTATTTGAATATGCTTCCCACGGCGCTGTCACAGGTAGTGGAGCAAGTAATTCGCGTTATCGTCATCCTCACGATAGCTCTAGTTGCAGTCCAAGGGCACTGGTCGGTTTATAAAATGGGTGCCTGGGCTATGGCTGGTGCGCCAATTGCGGCTGTTTTTGCCATTGTTTTATTGTGGCGAGTGTTGGTTGCAATCTGGTCAGGGAAAATTGGTAAAGTAGATCAGTTGCCTAGCTGGTGGCAATTAGGACGCCGTTTTTTCCGTGAAGGTGGGCTAATAACATTACTAGCAATGTTATTGGTATTGTTACAATTAATGGATTCAATGACCTTGAAGGTAGCCTTAGTGGCACAGGGGCTCTCAGTTGAGACAGCGGAGGCACTTAAAGGAGTGTATGATCGTGGTCAACCAATGTTACAGTTGGGGATGGTGTTAGCAACCAGCGTCAGTGCATCATTACTACCGGCGTTACGGACCTATCATCTACGCCAGCAAGACCATGAGTTCCAGCATGATTTTCGAAGTGCATTACGGGTAACGGTGCTCGTCGCCAGTGCCACGATGTGCGGTATGATTGCTATTATGCCACAAATGAATCAGATGTTATTTAGCTCGCGTGAGGGAAGTATCGCCTTAGCGTGGTATGTCGTATTAATTTTACCTGCGACGATCATTTTATTATTAAGCAGTGTTTTACAAAGTGTTGATCGTACCCGTGGTTTGATGTTTTGGATTGGGATGGCACTAGTTATCAAATATCTACTGAACAGTGATTTAGTTGCCTGGTGGGGTGTTGCCGGTGCCAGTATCGCCACAATTATCGCAATTTTGCCGCTTATGGTGTACACGATCTATCGTATGCCTAATCTGAGCTGGCGCGGCGCTTTGCCTGGCACCTGGGTAACTAAAGTGGTAATAAGCCTCGTGATGTTGATAATTTTTGCTATAATTGGAACAAGCTTAGGTGACTGGTTACTGGGAACTTCACGCATGGCCAGTCTAGTAACCACCCTGCTAGGTACTTTTGCGGGTGGTGGGGTGTTTGTCACCTTATTAGTGAAGTTTGAATTATTGACACCGGCAGAGTGGTTATTATTACCTAAAGGTGATCAAATCTACCAGCTGTTAGTTGAAAGAGGAAAATAA
- the xylA gene encoding xylose isomerase: protein MAELFDFPKVEFIDGAKGLDFRTAKGYNFYNPEEEFTNPVTGETKAMKDWLKFSVAYWHTMDQRLVDPFGEGTAVRPWDVNGVDDMSDLDHAIAKVDYMFEFMDKLGVEYFAFHDRDLAPEGATLAETNANLDKVVDRIEVKMQETGKKLLWNTSSLFTNKRFLAGGATTPFADVFAYAAAQIKHSLEIAKRLDSESYVFWGGREGYESLLNTDTKRELDHIAAFFKLAKEYAEEIGYTGQFLIEPKPKEPTDHQYDTDVQTTIAFLKTYGLDDVFKLNLEGNHAYLAGHKFEHEARFAREAINSKGESLLGSLDANMGDKQTGWDIDEFPNDIYEATFVMLEFIKNGGLPTGGLNFDSKVRRASFKPEDLFYGHMAGMDVYAAGFRVASKLIEDGALDNIVTERYSSFDEGIFKDFDVASRKNEASPIKLADFEDYVLNKTDEEVFASVKSAHLEAIKATVNNYIYAVLGSTFAK from the coding sequence ATGGCAGAATTGTTTGACTTTCCTAAGGTAGAGTTCATTGATGGTGCTAAGGGATTGGATTTCCGCACAGCAAAGGGCTATAACTTCTACAACCCTGAAGAAGAGTTCACCAACCCTGTAACTGGGGAAACTAAGGCGATGAAAGATTGGTTGAAGTTTTCGGTAGCTTATTGGCACACGATGGACCAGCGGTTGGTTGATCCCTTTGGTGAGGGGACTGCCGTGCGTCCTTGGGATGTGAATGGTGTTGATGACATGTCAGACCTGGATCATGCAATTGCCAAGGTTGATTACATGTTTGAGTTTATGGATAAGTTAGGGGTCGAGTATTTCGCATTTCATGATCGTGACTTAGCCCCAGAAGGTGCAACGTTGGCTGAAACTAATGCTAACTTGGACAAAGTTGTTGATCGCATCGAAGTTAAGATGCAAGAAACTGGTAAGAAATTGTTATGGAATACCTCATCATTATTTACCAATAAGCGTTTCTTGGCTGGTGGGGCCACAACACCATTCGCTGATGTATTTGCATACGCCGCTGCTCAGATTAAGCACTCGTTGGAAATTGCTAAGCGACTTGATTCAGAGTCATATGTATTCTGGGGTGGCCGTGAAGGCTACGAATCATTGCTAAACACTGATACCAAGCGTGAGTTGGATCACATTGCAGCCTTCTTCAAATTGGCTAAGGAATATGCCGAAGAAATTGGTTACACTGGTCAATTCCTAATCGAACCAAAGCCAAAGGAACCGACTGATCACCAATATGATACTGATGTGCAAACGACGATCGCCTTCTTGAAGACGTATGGCCTGGATGATGTCTTCAAGTTGAATTTGGAAGGAAATCACGCCTACTTGGCTGGGCACAAGTTTGAACACGAAGCCCGTTTTGCTCGTGAAGCGATTAACAGCAAAGGTGAGTCATTACTGGGATCGTTGGATGCCAATATGGGTGATAAGCAAACTGGTTGGGACATCGACGAATTCCCAAATGACATTTACGAAGCGACTTTCGTTATGTTGGAATTCATCAAGAATGGCGGCTTGCCAACGGGTGGGTTGAATTTCGATTCAAAGGTGCGACGGGCATCGTTTAAGCCTGAAGATCTATTCTATGGTCATATGGCTGGTATGGACGTTTACGCCGCTGGCTTCCGAGTAGCTTCTAAGCTGATCGAGGATGGCGCTTTGGACAATATTGTCACCGAACGATACTCATCATTTGATGAAGGTATTTTCAAGGATTTCGATGTTGCTTCGCGTAAGAATGAAGCATCACCAATCAAGTTGGCTGATTTTGAAGACTATGTCTTAAACAAGACGGATGAAGAAGTATTTGCATCAGTTAAGTCAGCTCACTTGGAAGCAATCAAGGCAACGGTCAATAACTACATCTATGCTGTTTTGGGTTCAACTTTTGCCAAGTAA
- the pth gene encoding aminoacyl-tRNA hydrolase, producing the protein MKMIVGLGNIGRKYHETRHNIGFMVVDALAEQYGVSFKQDGPHNAFVADLYLGTEKVLLVKPTTYMNDSGRAVGPLVAYYDLDLADLLIIQDDMDMDLGKLRLRAKGSAGGHNGIKSIAQHLNTQTFNRLKFGIAHPKHEQQAVVNFVLGKFSADEQPVIMQGIDQSIEIIKALAQGDDMPTLMNKFN; encoded by the coding sequence ATGAAGATGATTGTTGGCTTAGGCAATATTGGCAGGAAGTATCATGAAACACGTCACAATATTGGTTTCATGGTGGTTGACGCATTAGCTGAGCAGTACGGGGTGAGTTTTAAACAAGATGGCCCTCATAATGCTTTTGTAGCTGATTTGTATCTCGGTACCGAAAAGGTATTACTTGTGAAACCAACTACCTATATGAATGATTCTGGTCGTGCGGTGGGCCCTTTGGTTGCTTACTATGATTTGGATTTGGCCGATCTGTTGATTATTCAAGATGATATGGACATGGATCTAGGTAAATTACGTCTACGCGCGAAAGGTTCAGCTGGCGGTCACAATGGTATCAAGTCAATCGCGCAACACCTAAATACCCAGACATTTAATCGGCTTAAGTTTGGTATCGCACACCCTAAGCATGAACAACAGGCGGTTGTGAATTTTGTCTTAGGAAAATTTTCAGCTGATGAGCAACCGGTGATTATGCAGGGAATCGATCAATCAATTGAGATTATTAAGGCGTTAGCGCAAGGTGATGATATGCCTACGCTTATGAATAAGTTTAATTAA